The following nucleotide sequence is from Planctomycetia bacterium.
GCCAAGGGGTGTTCCGCGACCCGCGACCGAAGCCGCTGTCGATCTCCCAGGTGTTCGCCACCCACTGCTCGATGAACTCCTTGTCCTCCCAGCCGTTTTCGAGGATCACCCGGCTGAGGGCCATGTGCAACAAGGCGTCCGTACCGGGAACGATCTGGAGGAACAAAACGCCATTTGCCTCGGCGTAGGCCACGCCCATCGTGCGGCGGGGGACGACGAAAATCATCTTCGCCTTCGACCGCATCATCCATTCGGTGAAGACGACGGTCTTCGACTCGTAAGGATCGGTGCCGGAAATGAACAGGACGCTCGCGGCCTTGAAGTCCTCGTAAGCGGCACTGAAGGTGACGATCCCCGCGTCGTCCATGCCGGCAGTATCGTTCGACATCGACGGCTTGTCGTGGACGGCGAACGCGGGGGTCTTGATCGACTCGAAGGCGAGCTTAGAAATGGCGTAGGTGTTCTCGAAGAACTCGTAGGAATACGTCTTCATTCCCCACGCTGCTTCGCCGTACTTCGTCAGGACGTGCTGGCTGACCGCCGCCATCACCTCAATGGCGGTGTCCCAACTCACCCGCACCAGCGTGCCGCGCACCCGAACTTGGGGGAATTGAAGGCGGTCCTGCGTTGGCCCCGTGGACGTGTAGCACTTGAGTGCCAGCGTGCCGCCCCGGATGGAATGGTTGCCGCCGGGATTGACAACCGTGGCGTCGGAGTCCGGCACGACGACGCAGTAGTGTGGCTTGCCGCCAACCAAGACGATGTTGTGTTGGTTTGGACTGACCCAAAACCCTTCGAACCCGGTCGGAAAATCGGCACCGAAGGCGTTCTCCTTCGCGGTCGGACCACCCTCCGTGCCGACCGGCCAGGTGTAGACCTTGTAGCCGCAACCGACCGCACAGTACGCACAAGCTGTGGTTTGCACCCGAGCGTCCTTGGGCGGGAGCGGCACACGGTCGGTGCGTTCGTAGATCGGCAGTTCCACGAAAACCTCACTTGTCGTTCGCGACTTTACGGAACCGCCGATCGGCCTCGGCCCAGTCGATGAAGCTCAAGAAATTCTCGACGTAGTCGGCCTTTTTATTCTGGTAATCGATGTAGAAGGCGTGTTCGTACACGTCGATCACAACCAGTGGTACCGCCAGCCACAGAGGGCCTTGGGCGTGTTCGTCGCTGACCACGTTGTACAGCCTGCCGTTGACTGGGTGGACGACTAGCATGGCCCACCCCGCCGCCGCCTTCGCACTCGCCACGAAGTCCGCCGTCCATTTGTCTACTGACCCGAATCGCTTCTCGATTGCCGTCGTGAGCGCCTCGGGTGGAGCGGTCGCCTTGAGGGCAAGGCCGTCAAAGTACAGTTCGTGAAGGATCACACTGTCGCCCCGACTCGACTGAATCTGCTTTAACCGCTCGAATGCTGCGGAGTCAATAACCGTCCCCTTCGTGAAGCTCTCCTCAAATTTGGCCTCAGCCCCAGCGAACGCCTTCAACGCGCCGCCGTAGTGGGCAATGTGGTGTGGGGCAATCTGGGCTTCGCTCAGAAACCCGGGAACCGACTTGTGCTTCAGGGGCTTTGGTTTGCCAGTCGTCAAACCGCTTCCGGAGAAAAGCGATGTGTCTGCATCGTCGGCCTCGGCAAAGCCCGGAACGAGCACAGAGCCGGCTGCGGCCCCGGACGAGGCGAACAGGAACAAACG
It contains:
- a CDS encoding Fe-Mn family superoxide dismutase encodes the protein MFLFASSGAAAGSVLVPGFAEADDADTSLFSGSGLTTGKPKPLKHKSVPGFLSEAQIAPHHIAHYGGALKAFAGAEAKFEESFTKGTVIDSAAFERLKQIQSSRGDSVILHELYFDGLALKATAPPEALTTAIEKRFGSVDKWTADFVASAKAAAGWAMLVVHPVNGRLYNVVSDEHAQGPLWLAVPLVVIDVYEHAFYIDYQNKKADYVENFLSFIDWAEADRRFRKVANDK
- a CDS encoding molybdopterin-dependent oxidoreductase, translating into MELPIYERTDRVPLPPKDARVQTTACAYCAVGCGYKVYTWPVGTEGGPTAKENAFGADFPTGFEGFWVSPNQHNIVLVGGKPHYCVVVPDSDATVVNPGGNHSIRGGTLALKCYTSTGPTQDRLQFPQVRVRGTLVRVSWDTAIEVMAAVSQHVLTKYGEAAWGMKTYSYEFFENTYAISKLAFESIKTPAFAVHDKPSMSNDTAGMDDAGIVTFSAAYEDFKAASVLFISGTDPYESKTVVFTEWMMRSKAKMIFVVPRRTMGVAYAEANGVLFLQIVPGTDALLHMALSRVILENGWEDKEFIEQWVANTWEIDSGFGRGSRNTPW